The window CTTATATTATTATAAATAAACGCGAATAATATATTTGTCAAGTGGAAAAACTTGATTTTTAATATTAAGTGCAGTAAATTTGTTTTTGTGCATGCTAAAATTATAACCTTGCTTTTAGCTATGGCTCCTATATCTGAATTAAGGGGTGCAATCCCTTACGCTTTGAGTCAAGGTATGGGCTATGTAGAGGCATATATCTTCTCTATAATTGGCAACTTGATACCTGCGATACCTTTACTCTTACTTCTCGGTCCTATTTCTGAATTCTTAAGAAGATTTAAACCATTTGAAAATTTCTTTACTTGGTGGTTCGGCTATACTTTACGACGCTCTAAATTAGTAGAGAGATACGAGTGCATAGGATTGACTTTGTTTGTTGCAATCCCACTCCCAATAACTGGAGCCTGGACTGGCAGCGTAGCTGCATTCCTTTTAGGGATTAAGTTTAAGTTTGCCTTTCCCTCTATTGTATTAGGTGTACTTTTAGCCGGGATAATTGTTAGCTTTGTATGTTTTGGTGCAGTCAATATACCAGTGTTTATACGAGGCTAACAATGTCAAGTCACCGGGGCCAACCAACGAGTTTGTAGGAGTTTGATTAATCAAACCCCTACCGGTAGCTATAAATTTTGCAAAATAAATGCTAGCCGAAAATTCTTTAGCATTCAAGCCTCCATTATATGTAGTATCTTTCTATATAAAATCGTCAATAAAACGAAACAGATTTAACGGACTCAGCAGACTTATTTCCTATCTCTTAAAAGCCGTAGTTGGCGGTTTACGAGGCTTACCTCTCTTTATTCGGCGTGGTTTCCTTTTAGTTTTCCTTTTACCCATAAAATACCTTACTTATCATAAAATTTTTCTGATGCAAGCACTCCACCAATACCCCAATTCTCCTTAGACTGCTCATTGATGATGATATGAACAGCATCCTTGGGGCAGTCTATAGTAGCTGCTACACTATCTGTGATTTCCTTTACAAGCCTGCGTTTCTGCTCAACTGTCCTCCCCTTCCATAAATTGACTGTTATTACTGGCATAATACCTCCTGTTTTAAGTGTCATTAAGCATTTTGCCTAATCTGTCCATATTTTCAGAGTCCGGATAGCATTCCAACAAAGAGTATTATATACTGGACAAAACATCAATGTCAAGTTTTCGTATTCAAAAAATATATTGCATTGTTAAAGATTGGTTGTATAATTAAATTATGGAGATGAGACCTCATCATGAAGCTAAGTACTGGAAGAAAGTTAAAGACGACTCTACTCAATGTCTCATTTGTCCTCATAAGTGTACAATTGCTACTGGAAAAGTTGGTATATGTAGGGGCAGAAAAAATGTGGGTGGTATCTTATATGCTATAAACTATGGGGAATGCGCATCTTTAGCTGTTGACCCTATTGAGAAGAAGCCACTTTATCATTTCTATCCGGGTAGTTCAATTTTGTCTACTGCGCCTAACTCATGCAATTTCAAGTGCCCATTTTGCCAGAATGCGGAGATTTCGCAACTTAATGCTCGTACAACATATGTTGCACCTGAGAGCCTTGTTAGGCTTGCAATAAAGAATGAATCTTTTGGTATTGCTTATACTTATACAGAACCACTCACCTGGTATGAATACTTGATAGATGCAGGTAAGATTGCACATAAACATGGACTTAAGAATGTACTTGTAACAAATGGTATGATAAACGAAGAGCCGTTACTTGAACTCCTGCCATATGTAGACGCCGCAAATATTGACCTTAAATCAATGGATGATGACTTTTATAAAAATGTGCTAAAAGGCGACCTGACTACAGTATTAAATACAATAAAAATTAGCAAAAAGCGTATCCACATTGAGCTGACAAACCTTGTCATACCCGGCTACAACGACTCTAATGAGCTAATCTCAAAGCTTATAGATTTTGTTGTTAGTATAGGAGTTGATACACCTTTACACTTTTCAAGATACTTCCCACATTATAAGTTTAGTGCACCACCTACACCAGTTGATACACTAGAATCTACATGGAAGCTGGCAAAGGAGAAGTTAAACTATGTATATGTAGGCAATGTCGAGATTCCAGGTGCATCTGATACCTACTGCCCTGAGTGTAATAACTTATTAGTCAGTCGGTCGTATTTCTATGCTAATATAACTGGAATAAAAGACGGTAAATGTGAGAAATGTGGCAGAAAAGTAGATTTCGTGCTTTCCTAAGGTACCTTACACTTGGCGATAGGATACTAATTATTTGCTTGTTTTTAGCTTCTATAGGCTCAGGAATTAAGATAAAATCGCTACATAGTAAACCGAGTTATTGTATAATATCTGTAAATGGTAAAGATGTGTATAAACTATCACTATTTGAGTCTCGAAAGGTAACTGTAACTGGACCGCTTGGCGAGTCAATCATAGAGATAGCAAATGGTAGTGTAAGGATGATTGCCTCACCCTGCCCTTTGAAAGTGTGCGTACATCAAGGCTTTATTCACAATTCAGACGATGTTATAATTTGTATTCCTAATCAAGTTATGATAAGAATGACGGGTGAAAAAGAAACGGATAGTGTAACTTGGTAAATAACTCCGGATTTAGAGCCAATTTTTGTTCTTTAGTAGTGACCTAATAATGCCTTTTGTTTAGCTATATTTTTACAAATCTTAAATATAAAAAGACCAATCAAAAAATAGATACTACCATTTAATATAAGGAAAATCAAATCTATGCTCAGCAATTGGATAATAGATAATTTATCTACCATTATTTTGCCTATAAGTCTAGTCCCAAGTGATAAGGGTAAAATTTTCAGTACCTGAATTTCATAACAAGGGGCAGCTATAAAGCCGACAAAAGCAAATTGTAATACTTGAAACAATGCCTGGATTTGCTTAAATACAAGACCTAAACCGCCACAAAAAATTAAAGGTTCTCTTTAGGGGTTAACCTCCAAAATATATATTACGATTACCTTCAAGTACTGCACTTACTTTTGACATACAAAATTTAACATCTCTAAGTACATTTACATTGTCAATAAATATACTTCCACTTGTAGGAGTCACCAAGCCACAAATACACTTTATTGTTGTAGTTTTACCTGCACCATTAGGGCCTAAAATACCGAGTATTTCGCCTTCATTTATAGAAAAACTTATAGTATCTACGGCAATAACTGGATTATTCTTTTGTTTGTATATTTTAACTAATTTATCTACTTTTAACATTTCTTTCATTTTTTACTAAATCCTAACACTTATATTAAATGAAAGTGGATTTATTGTAAATGTTTGATTTATCCCAAATGACCAGTTTTCAATTTTTGTTGCATCTAAAGGGTAAGCGTAGTCTATACGCAGGACTGGACATAAGAAGCGGGGGAATGTAAACCTCACACCTAAACCAACTGACTTTACTATTTTCTGGTCAAAATAGCCGCCGATGTCTAAAAATAAAACTGGCCCAAATACAAAGCTGGGAGTGTTGATTAAAATTATCCTGTCCTCCATGTTTACAAGTAACTCTTTTTCGCCTCCAAGTTCATTTGCCGGATAACCTCTTAACCCATTTGAGCCACCTAACCTGTAAGGAGAAGGGGGCTCGTAATTTTTTATATAACACAAACGGAGTCGGACAGCTAAAGTTTGGTTTAATGGTAGCTTATAAAAAGATTTTAACTCATTTGTTACGACTGTATTTAATAAGGAATCACGTGTCAAATCTGACGAGAAACTTAGCGCATCCTTAAAAATTAAGCCCAGTATTTTATATGTATAAGAGAGACTTGTACTTAATTCTAATTCATCTCGTTTTGACCCTAAAGCCTTATTGTGCGGCTCTAATTCAAAATTAAAGTAATGACCTAATCTTATATCTTCAGTCCTACCAAGTTCGTCAA of the bacterium genome contains:
- a CDS encoding small multi-drug export protein encodes the protein MHAKIITLLLAMAPISELRGAIPYALSQGMGYVEAYIFSIIGNLIPAIPLLLLLGPISEFLRRFKPFENFFTWWFGYTLRRSKLVERYECIGLTLFVAIPLPITGAWTGSVAAFLLGIKFKFAFPSIVLGVLLAGIIVSFVCFGAVNIPVFIRG
- a CDS encoding 2-hydroxymuconate tautomerase is translated as MPVITVNLWKGRTVEQKRRLVKEITDSVAATIDCPKDAVHIIINEQSKENWGIGGVLASEKFYDK
- the amrS gene encoding AmmeMemoRadiSam system radical SAM enzyme, translated to MEMRPHHEAKYWKKVKDDSTQCLICPHKCTIATGKVGICRGRKNVGGILYAINYGECASLAVDPIEKKPLYHFYPGSSILSTAPNSCNFKCPFCQNAEISQLNARTTYVAPESLVRLAIKNESFGIAYTYTEPLTWYEYLIDAGKIAHKHGLKNVLVTNGMINEEPLLELLPYVDAANIDLKSMDDDFYKNVLKGDLTTVLNTIKISKKRIHIELTNLVIPGYNDSNELISKLIDFVVSIGVDTPLHFSRYFPHYKFSAPPTPVDTLESTWKLAKEKLNYVYVGNVEIPGASDTYCPECNNLLVSRSYFYANITGIKDGKCEKCGRKVDFVLS
- a CDS encoding NusG domain II-containing protein, with amino-acid sequence MWQKSRFRAFLRYLTLGDRILIICLFLASIGSGIKIKSLHSKPSYCIISVNGKDVYKLSLFESRKVTVTGPLGESIIEIANGSVRMIASPCPLKVCVHQGFIHNSDDVIICIPNQVMIRMTGEKETDSVTW
- a CDS encoding ATP-binding cassette domain-containing protein; translated protein: MKEMLKVDKLVKIYKQKNNPVIAVDTISFSINEGEILGILGPNGAGKTTTIKCICGLVTPTSGSIFIDNVNVLRDVKFCMSKVSAVLEGNRNIYFGG